Within the Magnetospirillum sp. ME-1 genome, the region CGTCGCGGATCTCGTGGCTGACGGTGCGCATCTTCTCCACCGAGCCCAGCACCACCTGCTCGCCTTCGCGCACCGTTTCGGCGCCCTTGCCCATGCCGTTCAGGATGGCGGCGGTTTCCTCGCTCAGCATGTTGATGCGGCCGCGGATCTCCTGGGTGGCCTGGCCGACCTGATTGGCCAAGTTCTTGACCTCGGTGGCGACCACGGCGAAGCCCTTGCCGAATTCGCCGGCACGGGCGGCCTCGATGGTGGCGTTGAGCGCCAGGATGTTGGTCTGGCGCGCGATCTGTTCGATCTGCTTGACGCTGGCGCCGATGGACGACGACGCCTCGGTCAGGCGCGATACGCGGGACGCGGCGTCGTTCACCGTGGTGACGATGCTCTGCATGGTGCTGACCACCGCCTCGGTGCTCCGCGCGCCTTCGTCCGAGACGTCCTGCACCGAGCGGGCGTTGGCGGCCGCCAGTTCCGAGGTCCGCGCGATGGCCTGCACCGTGGACACCAGCTCCTCGGTGGACGCCGAGATGGTGGACATGCGCCGGCTCATCTCGCGGATGGAGCGCAGCGTGTGCACCGCCTGGGTCACCGTGCCGTTCAGGTGGATGGACATGCCCACCGACTGGACCAGCAGCGACCGCGAGCGGTCCTCCAGCTTGCCCGCCAGGGCCCGCAGCTTTTCGGCCAGCGGGCCGCCGGCATCCGGCAGCGAGCGATAGCCGCCCTCGATCAGGCGATCGACCATGGCCTCGAACCCGGCCAGGGAAATATCCTGAGAATCCGCCACCTTGCACCCCCCTTGGAAATTCCCGCCAAGAGTATAGGGGTTTGTACCGCACTGCAAGATGATGGGGGCGCGGGGTTGAAACCCCGCCCCCTGTTCCGTATCCTCGCGCCAACCCAGAAAAGCCGAGGTTTCGCCATGCCCTCCTTCGACGTCGTTTCCAAGACCGACCTTGCCGAGGTCGACAACGCCCTGGCGGGCATCACCCGCGAAGTGGCCCAGCGCTTCGATTTCAAGGGCTCGAAATGCTCGGTGGAGCGCAAGGACCAGATGATTACCGTCCTGGCCGATGACGATTCCAAGCTGAAGACCATGCACGAGCTGCTCAGCGTCCACTTCACCCGGCGCAAGGTCGATCCCAAGGCGCTGGACTACAAGAACGTGGAAAAGGCCTCGGGCAATACCGTCCGTCAGGAGGTCCGCATCAAGGACGGCATCGAGGCGGTGCTGGCCAAGCGCCTGGTCAAGGAGATCAAGGACGCCAAGCTGAAGGTGCAGGTCGCCATCCAGGGCGACGAATTGCGCGTCAGCGGCAAGAAGCGCGACGACCTGCAGGAGGCCATCGCCCTGCTGCGCAAGCTGGAGGTGGATCAGCCTCTCCAGTACATCAATTTCCGGGACTGAGCCTCCCAGCCATGCGCTGGGAGCGGGACGCCATGACGGCGATGTCACGGCGGCGTAAATGACTCCGTAAGGAAAATCGGGCTATGCTGCACTGCGTCATCAAGGAGTGACCCAGTGTCGCCATCCCCGATGACCAGAGTATGGAGCATATTATGAAACCGTCATTCGGCCTTCGCTTCGTCCACTCCAGCCTGATCTGCGAGGATGCGCTCGCCGTGGGCGAGAAGAAGCAGGCTCTGTGCGAGATCATTCGCGTCGCCGACGATATCGTCTGGTACGCGGTGCTGGGCCGCAACGGCGGCACCGTCAGCCGCGAATGGATCGAAGCCGCGCGCTTCCCCGACATCTGCGCCCAGGCGGCGTAGACCGTTCCGGCGGCCCGGCCGTGAACGTCTTCTTCCTCGACCGGGATCCCGTGGCGGCGGCGCGGCTGCATTCCGACCAGCATGTGGTCAAGATGGTGCTGGAGACGGCCCAGATCCTGTGCGCCGTGCTGCACCGCCACGGCATCGAGGCTCCCTACCGCCCCACCCATGCCCGGCACCCTTGCGTGCTGTGGACCGGCGACAGCCTCGGCCATTGGGCCTGGGTGCGGGAACTGGGGCTGGCGCTGGGCGCCGAATACACCCATCGCCGCGGCCGGGTCCATGCCTCGGCCGCAATCATCGCCGCCCTGCCGCCTCTGCCCCCCATTCCCGATAACGGCTGGACCGATCCGCCCCAGGCCATGCCGGAAGCCTATCGCGGCGACGATCCGGTGGCGGCCTACCGGGCCTATTACCGGGGCGAGAAGGCGGTGTTTCCCGGCAAGGGACCAGCCACCTGGACCAACCGGGAACGGCCGGACTTCATGAGCTAGGCTCGGCCAGCGCCTTGTCGATGGCGGCGCGCAGCCGGGCGGCATCGGGGGCGGTGGTGCTGGCGAACCAGTCCACCAGACGCCCGTCGCGGCCCACCAGGATCTTGTGGAAGTTCCAGCGCGGCACGCCCAGCGGCCCGGTGCGTTCCGCCGCCCAGCGGTAGAACGGGTGGGCGTTCGCGCCGGTCACCGCCTGTTTTTCCAGCAGGGGGAAGTCGACGCCGTAATTGATCTCGCAGAAGCTGGCCACCTGGGCGTTGGATCCGGGCTCCTGCGATCCGAAATCGTTGGACGGCACCCCCAGGACCACCAGCCCCCGGCCGCGATAGTCCCGCCACAGGGCCTCGAGCCCCTGGTATTGCGGCGTGAAACCGCATTGGGACGCGGTGTTGACCACCAGCACCACCTTGCCCTTCAGGGACTGGGCCTCCACCTGCCCGCCGGAAATGGCCGGCAGGGAAAGGGCGGCCCAGTCGAGGCGGTCTTGCGCCGCCCCGGCCATTGCCGCCCCGGTCAGGCCGAGGGCCGCGATCATGGAAGCCATGATGGAACCAAGCGGGTTGGCGGGAATGAAACGATGCATACTGGCCTCCGTTGTGTTCCATGAAAGTGGGGAGGTCGCGCCATGGGTCAAGGACCCCATGGGAATTGCCACTATGGACGGAACTGGTCGGACCACGTAATCTTGAGATAACCCAGCCGAAAGGCATAGGGGGGGAGTTCGGCTCGATGCTTCGACTGGATGTCGGCACATTAGGGTTCACGGCGGCCATGACCTCCATGGCGGCCGGCCTGGTGTTCGCCGGCTATGGACTGGCCCGCTACCGTGACCGCCGCTGGGGCGCGTTCAGCGCGTCGGCCTCCTGTTATGGGGTCGGGCTGCTGCTGCTCATTCATCTCGAAGCCTTGCCGCCCGCCGTTTCGGTTCTGGGCGGCAACCTGCTGCTGGCCCTGGCGGCGGTGGCGCTCCATGCCTGTTGCGTCCAACTGGCGGAGCGGCCGGTCCGCCCCCTGGCCTATCTGGCCTTCGTCCTGGCCTATATGGCGGGAGAATCCTATTTCCTGTTCGGCGAGGACAGCATCGGCGGGCGTATCGCCTTCGCGTCGCTGATGCGGATGCCATTGTTCCTGCACGCGGCCCTGACGGTTCACAGCCGTCGCCGGACCGAGCCGGGGCGGCTGGGGCTGGCCCTGCTCCAGGCGGTGTTGACCGGCTGGGCCGTTCTTCTGCTGGTGCGCGGACTGGTGGTGGCGGGCGGCGACCCGATCCATGAATTCGTCGCGATCAAGGGCTTCCTCGCCGTCTACTACATCCTGGCGGGATTGGCCTATGTCGTGATCCTCATCGCGCTGATGCTGGTCGACAGCGAGCGCCTGACAAGCCTGCTGGGCCGGGAGGTGTCGCGGCAGGCCGACGCGCTGGAAACCCAGATCGCCCGCCAGTTGGCGGCCCAGGCCGATTTGCGCCGCTCCGAGGCCGATCTGCGGGCCATCCTCGACAACATGCCCGACATCTTCTACCGCACCGACAACCAGGGGCGGCTGCTGATGGTCTCGCGCTCGGTGGAAACCCTGCTGGGTTATCCGGTGGGCGAGGTGCTGGGCCACGATGCCGCCTTCTACCACGGCGCTCCCGACAGCCGGGCCAATCTGATCGCCGCCCTGGAGGCCGGTGGCGGCTCGGTCCTCGATTACGAGCTGCGCATGCGCCACAAGGACGGAAGGGTGGTCTGGGCCTCGACCTCGTCGCGCTTCTACTACGATGCCGACGGCCGGCGGGCGGGAACCGAAGGCGTGGTCCGCCTGATCGAGGAGCGCAAGCGGACCGAGATCTGCATCCGCGAGAATCAGGCGCTGATCCAGGCCATGCTGGACGCCTCGTCCGACGCCATCATGCTGTTTCGGCCCGACGGCACCCTGCTGGCGGTCAACGAGGTGATGGCCGAGCGCTTCGGCCGCCGGGCCGCCGAGCTGACCGGATCGTGCCTGTGGGACATGTTCCCGCCCGACGTGGCCAAGGCCCGCGCGGCCGCCGTGGGCCGGGTGGTGGAAACCGGCGAGGCCATCCATTACCTGGACCGGCGCGGCGAACTCTACCTGGACAATTCCATCTATCCGGTGCCCGGTCCCGAAGGCAAACCCGACAAGGTCGCCGTCTATTCCCGCGACATCACCGCCCAGACCCTGGCCGAGGCCAAGGTGACGACCTATCTGACGGAACTGGAGCGTTCCAACGCCGAACTGGAGCAATTCGCCTATGTGGCCAGCCACGATCTGCGCGAGCCCTTGCGGATGATTTCCAGCTACCTCTCCCTGCTGGAGCGGCGGTTCGGCTCGCGGCTGGAGGGCGACGGGCTGGAATTCCTGGCCTTCGCCCGCGACGGCGCCAAGCGCATGGACAAGCTGGTGCTCGACCTGCTGGAATTCTCGCGCATCGAGCGCAAGGGCGCGCCCATCGTCGCCATGGAGGTCGAGCCGGCGCTGCGCCAGTCGCTCCGCCATCTCGAGCTTGCCATCGCCGAAAGCGGCACCGAGGTGACCACCCCCAACGATGGCGATGCCCCCTGGGTGAGGGGCGATCCCGATCAGATCATCCGCCTGTTCCAGAATCTGGTCGGCAACGCCGTCAAATACCGCTCGCCCGACCGCAAGCCGCGTATCGCGGTCACCTGGCGGCGCGAGGGGGCGGAGTGGGAATTCACCGTCGCCGACAACGGCATCGGCATCGAATCCCAGTACTTCGAACGGATATTCCGCATCTTCCAGCGGCTGCACACCGCCGAGCGCTACGAAGGCACCGGCATCGGCCTGGCCATCTGCAAGAAGATCGTCGAGCGCCACGGGGGGCGCATCTGGGTGGATTCGGTTCCCGGCGAGGGAACCGCCTTCCACTTCACCCTGCCGGCGGCGGGCTGAGGCCTCACCCCAGATAGAGGGAGATGTCCACCTCGTCGATCTGTTCCGGCTTCAGGTAGCGTTCGGCATAGCGCCGATACACGCCCGAGGTCAGGAACAGGTCGAACAGTTCGGGGTCGATGTGCTTGTCCTTCTTGAAGAAGCTCAGGATCTTGACGCATTCCGACAGGGTCTTGGCCTTCTTGTACGGGCGGTCCGAGGCGGTCAGGGCCTCGAAGATGTCGGCGATGGCGGTGATGCGGGCGGGAACGGACAGGTCCTCGGCCGCCAGCTTCTTGGGGTAGCCGGTGCCGATCAGCGTCTCGTGATGGGCGCCGGCATATTCCACCACCCGCGACAGGTGCTTGGGGAAGGGCAGGCGCTTCAACATGATGATGGTCTGGATGATGTGTTCGTTGATCTTGAAGCGCTCTTCCTCGGACAGGGTGCCGCGTCCCACCGACAGGTTGTAGACCTCGCCGAAATTGTAGAGGTTCTCGGGAATCTTGGTCTTGAAGCCGTAGGCCGGGTCGAACAGCGCCGAATCCTTGGGCCGCGGGATGACGTGCTGCGGCTTGTCGGCCAGCAGCGGCTCGATGGCGGGCAGCGGCTCCGGGTCGCCCACATAGCGGCGCAGTTCCTCGTGCGCCAGGCCCAGGCGGTCGTCGAAATGGCGCAGCCAGGTCCTGGTGGCGATGGATTTCAGCCGCTCGACCTTTTCCGGGGCCATGAACTCGCCGCCCAGGTTGCACTCGGCGATGAAGGCGAAATCGTCCATCAGGGAGGCCTTGGCAGCCTCGAAGACCATCTCCGCCTCGTCGGCGGGCGTGCCGGCGACGATGCTTTCCAGCATGCGGACGCGCTCGTCCCTGAGCAGAACCTCGAAGCGGGTGCGCACCTCGTGGATGCGGTTGTGGATGGTCTCCAGCTTGGTGGCCTTGTCCACCACGTATTCCGGGGTGGTGACCTTGCCGCAATCGTGCAGCCAGGCGCCGATCTTGAACTCGCGCCATTCATCGGGCGTGGTGAAGGCGAAGTCGGCCAGCGATCCCTCGGTGACCTGGCAGGCCTCTTCCGCCAGCATCAGCGACAGTTCGGGGACGCGCTCGCAATGGCCGCCGGTATAGGGGCTCTTGGCGTCGATGGCACCGGCGATGATCTGGATCATGGCGTCCATCAGCCGTTCCTGCTGGTCCAGCAGGTCGCGGTTGTACAGCGCGGTGGCGGCCTGGGCGGCCAGGGCCTCGACGAAGCGCTGGATCTCGGGCGAGAACGGCACGATCTCGCCGCTGCCATGGGGGCGCGAGTTGATCAGCTGCACCGCGCCGATGATGTCGCCGCCCCGGGGCTTCAAGGGCACGGTCATGAACGAGACCGACTTGTAATTGGCGCGCTCGTCGAAGGCCTTGGTGCCGGAGAAGTCGAACTCGGTGTCGTCGTAGGCGTCGGGGATGTTGACGGTGGTCTGGGCATGCACCGCGTGGCTGACCACGTTGTTGTGGTTCTCCTTGCCGTCCTTGTACATGGGGACGGGGGGCAGTGACGGCGGCTCTTCGTGGGCGCCGCCCATGCGGATGTTCAAGGTGTCGTTGCGGATGATCTGGAAGCGCAGGTTGTTGTCGGCGTCGCGGATGTACAGCGTGCCGCCATCAGCGTTGGTCAGCTCCTTGGCGCCCATCAGGATCATTTCCATCAAGACGCCGTGGTCGCGCTCCGCCGACATGGCGATGCCGAGGTCCACCACCCGCTCCAGCCGCTTCTGGGCGGCGGCAAGGTCGGTGGTGCGGCCCCGGATGGTCTCCTTCATCAGCCCGAAGGCCTCGGACAGGTCGTGGAACTCGCGGATCAGCGAGGCGCGCGGGGCGGCGCCCGAGAAGTCGAACTCGCGTACCCGCGACGCCTCGGCCACCAGATGGCGGACCGAACGGGCGATGCGCCGGGCGAACAGCATGGCGAGCGGCACCACCACCAGCAGCACCAGCCCGGCGGCGTTGAGAATGCGCACCTGCATGTCGCGGATGGGGCCGGTGAAGTCGTCGAAGGGCGCCGCGACGCCGATGCCGATGGCCTGGCCGCTGGCATGGCGCCACTCGGTCATCTGGGCCAGGACCTCGCCCTGGGGGAAGGGGCGCAATTGGGCCTCGCCCGGCGGCAGGTCGCCCAGGACGCGGAGCAGGGGGGCCGGCACCGAGGAGAGCTCGGCCAGGGCGGCCGGCTCCTTGTCGCTTCCCGCCAGCAATTGCGGCGCGGCGGCCAGAATCCGGCGCTTGAGGTCGAGCAGCACCACGCCGCCATGGGCCGAGACGTTCTGCTGGGCGGCGAAATCCGACAGGCCCTTGAGCGCGATATCGACGCCGAACACCGTTCCCTCGGCGGCGGCCATGCGCGACGCGGTCAGTCCCGGCGCCTGCAGCGAGTTGAAGACGTAGGGTTCGGACAGCACGCTGCCCGCGCTGGTGAGCGCCGCCTTGTACCAGGGACGCAGGCGGGGGTCGTAGGTGGGATCGTCCTTGGACGCCGCCCCCAGATTCCGGGCGGCGGCATCGAGGAATGTCCAGGTTTCGCGGCGCTTGCCGTCCGCGCCGGCGGTGATGGTGCGGATGACGAAATGGGTGCCGGCCGGGGCCTGGCCGGCGGCGGCGCGGATGCGCTCGTCGTCGCGCGCCGCGATCACCTGCAGGAAGGCGCCGTCGATCTGCGCCACATAGGCGGCGTAGAGATTGGTATTCTGCTCCAGCAGGCGCAGCATGAAGGGAATCGACGGGTGGTCGTTGCCGATGGGCTGGCCGAAGGCCGGCAGGGCGGCGCCCAGTCCCGCCAGGTCCAAAAGGTCGCCGATCTGGCCGTCCACCCGATCGGCCACCTTGGCGGTGATCTCCCCGAACAGGCGCCGGGCGCCCTCGCGGGCGGCGTTGGTGCTGGAAAAATAGATGCTGCCTGCCGTGGTCACGGTCAGACACACCACCACGAAGGCGATGATCAGCACGATGCTGAATTGCAGCCCCAGGCGGACCCGGCCAGCCATGACACTCCCCCCTATCGACCGAGCCCCCTCGACGGTGCGCAGTTTGCACTGAATCCAAAATAAGAAAAGAGGGTAATCACCCTATCGCTCCGCGGTTTCCGCGACACAGGAATGACGAGTCATATCGGGTGCAAGGGGGGCTGGAAAAAGGGGGTCAGGAAACTCCGCGTTCGCGCTTGTTGACCCGGGCCATGGACAGGCCCAGGCACAGTCCCGCCCAGGCCAGGGTCACCGCCAGGGACACCAGATAGGAGCTGTCGGTGAACAGTCGTTCCGGCCCGCCGTAGAAGGGGGCGCGGATGATCACCAAAGCGTGGCTGACCGGATTGGCCAGCATCACCATTTTCATCCAGCCCGGCACGTTGCCGATGGGGAACAGGGCGCCCGACAGCATCCACAGGGGCATCAGGAACACCATCATCACCGCGTGGAAGGCCGAGGTGGACTTCATGCCCCAGGCCAGCAGGAAGCCCAGCGCGGAAAAGCCGATGCCGGTGAGCAGGAAGCCCATCAGCAGCAGGACCAGCGCGCCCGCCCCCAGATGCAGCCCCAGGAAGGGCGCGGCGATGGTGAAGATCAAAGTCTGGATCATGGCGATGGAGGTGGCCCCCAGCACCTTGCCCAGCACGATGGCCAGCCGCGACACGGGCGCCACCAGCACGCCCTGGAGGAAACCGGCGTCGCGGTCCTCGATGATGGTGATGGACGAGAAGATGGATGCGAACAGCATCATCATCAGCATCACGCCGGGGTAGAAATATTCGAGATAGGTGACGTTCTCCATGCCCGCCGGGCGGAACGAGCCGCCGAAGCCGGCCCCCAGGAACAGCCAGAACAGCAGCGGCTGGGCCACGGTGCCGACCACGCGCTGAGGCTGGCGGATGAAGCGGGTGAACTCGCGCCTGGCCAGCGAGAAGGCGACGGGGGCCATGCCGGTCATGATGCGGCTCCCTTGTCATCCTGACGACCATCGGGAGGAAGGATCTCATTCTGGAACGGCCATGCCGCGCCGGCACCAATGGTCCAGGCGGAGATCCCTCTCTTCGCTCGGGATGACAGGGACATCATGATGCCGCCTTCCTGAGTTCGAGCGCCAAAGCGTGGTCGGGAACCGCCTTGCTGGTGACGTGGACGAAGACGTCGTCCAGGCCGGGCTGCTTGATGGCGATGGAGGCGATGTCGGCGCGGTATTTGTCCAGGATGCGTTCGAGCAGCGGCAGGCTCTCGCCGTTCTCGGTCTCCTCCAGGCGGACCTCGTCGCCGATGCAGCGCACCGCCAGGCCCATGTCGACCCGCAGGCGTTCGGCCAGGACTTCCGCGTTCTTCGCCTGGACCACCACCATCTCGGTGCCGATCATGGCTTTCAAGGCGGCCGGCGTGTCGTGGGCCAGCAGCTTGCCTTCGCGCATGATGGCGACGCGGTCCACGTCGTCGGCCTCGGAAAACACGTGGCTGGTCATCAGCACGGTCATGCCGCGCTCCTTCTGCAGGCGGTGCAGCGCGCCCAGGAAGTTGCGCCGGCTCATGGGGTCCAGTCCGGTGGTGGGCTCGTCGAGCAGCAGCACCTTGGGGTCGGTCATCAGTACCTTGGCCAGCTCCACCTGCCGCGCCAGTCCGCCCGACAGGGTGTCGACCTTCTGGTCCAGGCGGCCATCGAGATCGGTCCAGTCCAGGGCGCGGTCGCGGCGCCGCGTGAAGTCCGCGCCGGCGAGGCCATAGAGGTCGGCGTGAATCTTCAGGTTCTCGCCCACCGACAGGTGCTTGTCCACCGCCGGGCTCTGGAACACCACCCCCATGATCTCGCGCACCCGGGCGGGATGGGCGAACAGGTCGAAGCCGCCCACCGTGACCTTGCCGGAACCCGGCAGGGTCATGCCGCACAGGATGCGGAACAAGGTGGACTTGCCGCTGCCGTTGGGGCCGGACAGGATGGCGAACTCACCCTCCCGCACATCCAGGGTGAGGTCCGCGATGGCCTTCCGGGGCGGCATCTTGCGCGTGCCCGGATAGGTGTGGCTGAGATTGTCGATGGTGATCATGGCCGGGCACTGTTCCATAGCCCGGCGGGTGGGTAAAGGCCCGCCTTATTAAAAAACATCAATGCTGCCCCGCTTTGACCCCACGCACGAACGCCACGAACCGCGGAGCCCAGGGATTGGCGCCGACGGATCGCATGTGGGCATAGGTGGCGAGCGTGTTGGCGATTATCAAGCCGTCCTGCTTTTCTGCGATGCCGGTACCGCGAATCACCTGATAGGCGAAGCGGGGATTGCCTTCCATGTTCTCCAGGCGGGAATGGTGGAATTCGTGGGCGGGCAACACGCCGGGGCCGTCCTCCAGCCGGGGCCAGGGGAAGTCCGCCGTCTCGCGCAGGCGGACATAGCCCCGGCCCTGGGGGGCCTTGTGCATCACCGCGTCGGCGGGGATCAGCCCGACCATCTCCCTTTTCTCGCCCTTCCAGACGATGGCGCGCGACAGATACATCAGCCCGCCGCATTCGGCGTAGATGGGCAGCCCGGCCAGTCCCTTCGCGCGGATTTCGGCCCGCAGCGAGGCGTTGGCCTCCAGCGCCTGGGCTTGCGTCTCGGGAAAGCCGCCGCCGATGAACAGACCGTCCAGGCCGGGCGGCAGGTGCGGGTCCCGGGTGGCGTCGAAGGGCACCAGCTCGGCCCCGGCGGCTTCCAGCGCCTCCATGTCGTCGCGGTAATAGAAGCCGAAGGCGGCGTCCCGGGCGATGCCGATGCGCAAGGAGGCGGCCGACCGGGGGGGCGAGGCGCGCTCCGTCACGTCCACCGGCGGTGCCGCTTGGGCCAATGCGATCAGGGCATCCAGATCCACCTGGGACGATACGGCCTTGGCCAGGCGGGCGATGGCGGCGGCGGCGGCCTCGGCCTCGTTGGCGGGGACCAGCCCCAGATGCCGCTCCATGATCTCCATGTCGGGGCCGCGATGGACGGCGCCGAGGACGGGAATGCGGGTGTAGTGGGCCACCACGTCGCGCAGCTTCTTTTCATGGCGGGGGCCGCTGACCTTGTTGAGGATGACGCCGGCGATCTTCAGCGTGGGGTCGAAGGCCTGGTAGCCGATCAGGAGCGGCGCCACCCCCCGCGTCATGCCCTGGCAATCCACCACGAGGACCACGGGGGCCTCCAGCCACTGGGCCAGCATGGCCGAGGAATTGGCCCCTTCCAGGTCGACCCCGTCGTAAAGGCCCTTGTTGCCCTCGATCAGGCTGATGTCGGCCCCCTTGGAATCACGCTCGAATGTCTGGCGGATCAGGGCGGGCGGCTGGGTGTGGAAGTCCAGGTTGCGGCAGGCCCGCCCGGTGGCGGCCCCCAGCCACAGGGGGTCGATGTAGTCGGGGCCTTTCTTGAACGGCTGGACGGCCAGTCCGCGTGCCGTCAAGGCGGCGGCCAGACCCACCGTCACCGTGGTTTTTCCAGAGGATTTGTGGGCCGCCGAGATCAGCAGCCGGGGGGCGGGACGTGTGCTCAAGCCGCCCCCGGCACCTTGGCCCTGGTCCGCTCGCGCCAGATCACCTGGGCCATGCCCTCGGCCTCGTCGACGGATTCCGCGCGGCCCATGGCGCGCAAGGCGATGGCCATGGTGCCGGCGATGGCGGCGGTCGCCGTCTCGTTGCTCTCGGCGCCGCTCCACAAGCCGCCGAGGCGGGCGAGGTCCAGGTGCTCCTCGTGGGGGCGGGCGCCATCGACCAAGGCGGGCCAGTCCTCGGTGAACGGCAGGCCGTCCACCAGGGACAGCACTTCGCAGGCCTTTTCCGGCCGGCGTTCCACCTCGCCGCCCTCGCCCTTGAACACCGCCATGCGGGCCTCGCCCAGCAGGCGCGAGGCCTCCTGATGCACCGGGGCGTAGGCCGGGTGCGACACGGAAGAAAGCGCGCACGAGGCCCGCAAGGGATTGGCCAGCCGCGCCACGGTGTGGATGGGCGAGCGCAGGCCCAGCTTGTGGCGCAGTTCCATGATGGCGTGCAGCGGCGGCGACAGGTGCTCCAGCGTCATATAGGCGAAGTTGCCCCGCTCGAGGCGCGCCGCCGCGTCGGCCATGGAGGTGCTTTGCGCCAGCCCCAGGGCGGCCAGGGCCTCGGACGTCCACACCCGCCCGGCGGTGTGGCCCTCCGAGCCGTGCATGAACACCCGGATGCCGTGACCGGCCAGGCCCAGGGCCGCCAGCAGGTAATAGGGCAACTGGCGGGTCTTGCCGGCATAGGAGGACCAGTCCAGGTCCACCTTGGGCGTATCCTTGGGCGGCGCGATGGTGGCGCGGATGGCGGCGGCCAGCCCGGCGGCCTCTTCCGGCGTCTCGGTCTTGACCCTGAGCAGGCAGAGGAAGGCCCCCAGTTGCACCGGCTCCACCTCGCCCTTCAGCACCATGGCGAAGGCGTCGCGCGCCTCCTCGAAGGTCAGCGGACGCGACAGGCGCGGCCCCTTGCCGAGGATGCGGACGTATTGGGCAAAGGGATGTTCCTGGCTCACGGGCGATTCTTCCTCGGCTGGCGTTGACGGGCAATGATAGTCCAATATGCCCCGATGTTGGAAAGCTCCTTATTTCAGGTAAGCGTAATATGCCTTTGACCATTCAGGCCGCCTTCAACCGTGCCGCCCGCTCCTATGACGGCTTGCGCCGCCAGCTGATCCCCTGTTTCGACGATTTCTACGGTGCCGCCGTCGATCTGGTGGCGGAATTCGCCCCGCCGGATGCGCGCATTCTCGATCT harbors:
- a CDS encoding ABC transporter permease produces the protein MTGMAPVAFSLARREFTRFIRQPQRVVGTVAQPLLFWLFLGAGFGGSFRPAGMENVTYLEYFYPGVMLMMMLFASIFSSITIIEDRDAGFLQGVLVAPVSRLAIVLGKVLGATSIAMIQTLIFTIAAPFLGLHLGAGALVLLLMGFLLTGIGFSALGFLLAWGMKSTSAFHAVMMVFLMPLWMLSGALFPIGNVPGWMKMVMLANPVSHALVIIRAPFYGGPERLFTDSSYLVSLAVTLAWAGLCLGLSMARVNKRERGVS
- a CDS encoding ABC transporter ATP-binding protein, yielding MITIDNLSHTYPGTRKMPPRKAIADLTLDVREGEFAILSGPNGSGKSTLFRILCGMTLPGSGKVTVGGFDLFAHPARVREIMGVVFQSPAVDKHLSVGENLKIHADLYGLAGADFTRRRDRALDWTDLDGRLDQKVDTLSGGLARQVELAKVLMTDPKVLLLDEPTTGLDPMSRRNFLGALHRLQKERGMTVLMTSHVFSEADDVDRVAIMREGKLLAHDTPAALKAMIGTEMVVVQAKNAEVLAERLRVDMGLAVRCIGDEVRLEETENGESLPLLERILDKYRADIASIAIKQPGLDDVFVHVTSKAVPDHALALELRKAAS
- a CDS encoding cobyrinate a,c-diamide synthase, translating into MSTRPAPRLLISAAHKSSGKTTVTVGLAAALTARGLAVQPFKKGPDYIDPLWLGAATGRACRNLDFHTQPPALIRQTFERDSKGADISLIEGNKGLYDGVDLEGANSSAMLAQWLEAPVVLVVDCQGMTRGVAPLLIGYQAFDPTLKIAGVILNKVSGPRHEKKLRDVVAHYTRIPVLGAVHRGPDMEIMERHLGLVPANEAEAAAAAIARLAKAVSSQVDLDALIALAQAAPPVDVTERASPPRSAASLRIGIARDAAFGFYYRDDMEALEAAGAELVPFDATRDPHLPPGLDGLFIGGGFPETQAQALEANASLRAEIRAKGLAGLPIYAECGGLMYLSRAIVWKGEKREMVGLIPADAVMHKAPQGRGYVRLRETADFPWPRLEDGPGVLPAHEFHHSRLENMEGNPRFAYQVIRGTGIAEKQDGLIIANTLATYAHMRSVGANPWAPRFVAFVRGVKAGQH
- a CDS encoding glycosyl transferase family protein; protein product: MSQEHPFAQYVRILGKGPRLSRPLTFEEARDAFAMVLKGEVEPVQLGAFLCLLRVKTETPEEAAGLAAAIRATIAPPKDTPKVDLDWSSYAGKTRQLPYYLLAALGLAGHGIRVFMHGSEGHTAGRVWTSEALAALGLAQSTSMADAAARLERGNFAYMTLEHLSPPLHAIMELRHKLGLRSPIHTVARLANPLRASCALSSVSHPAYAPVHQEASRLLGEARMAVFKGEGGEVERRPEKACEVLSLVDGLPFTEDWPALVDGARPHEEHLDLARLGGLWSGAESNETATAAIAGTMAIALRAMGRAESVDEAEGMAQVIWRERTRAKVPGAA